The Pseudomonas entomophila genome segment GCAACTGCTGATGCCGGCTCATGACCCGCAGCTTGACGATGGTCGGCTGGTGGGCGATGCGCTGGAAGATCGAACGCACGCCGGCTGCCTGCAGGCTGTTGGCGAGGCTGTCGGCCGCCTCGTCCTGGCCGGTGACACCGACCAGCGAGGCGGGCGCGCCGAGGGCGGCGATGTTCAAGGCCACGTTGGCCGCGCCACCGGGGCGATCCTCGATCTGGTCGACCTTGACCACCGGCACTGGCGCCTCGGGCGAAATACGTGAAGTACCGCCATGCCAGTAGCGGTCGAGCATGACATCGCCGACCACCAATACCGGGGCTTGATCGAAACGCGGCATGGACAACTTCATGGGCAACCCATATGAAAAAGTGAACAGGGGCAGGATATTAGCACAGGGGCGAGGATGGCTTTACGGCCACCTGCATGTGAACACATCGTGGTGATGATCGGGGCCTTGCAGGCCCCGATTTTCGTGGGGTCAGGTGATGTCGGCGTTTTCCGGCGCATCCAGCCCCATGGCGTGCAGGCGGGCATAATAGCCATTGGCCGCGAGCAGTTCGCTGTGGGTGCCGCGCTCCACCAGGCGGCCCTGGTCCATCACCAGGATCATGTCCGCCTTCTCGATGGTCGACAGCCGGTGGGCGATCACCAGCGTGGTGCGCCCCTGCATGACATGATCGAGGGCTGCCTGGATATGGCGCTCGGACTCGGTGTCGAGGGCCGAGGTCGCCTCGTCGAGGATCAGCAATGGCGCGTTCTTCAACAGTGCCCGGGCAATCGCCAGGCGCTGGCGCTGACCACCGGACAACAGCACGCCGTTCTCGCCCACTTCAGTGTCGAAGCCTTTGGGTAGCTGGTCGACGAACTCCTTGGCGTAGGCATCAGCTGCGGCAGCCTCGATGTCCTCACGCGGCGCACCGGCGAGGTCGCCGTAGGCGATGTTGTTGGCCACCGTGTCGTTGAACAGGGTCACATGCTGGGTCACCTGTGACACATGCTGGCGCAAGTTGCGCAGACGATACTGCTCGATCTCCACGCCATCGAGCAGGATCTGCCCTTCGCTGTGGTGATAGAAGCGCGGGATCAACGCCGCGAGCGTCGACTTGCCACTGCCGGAACGCCCCACCAGGGCAACCATCTGGCCCGGCTCGGCGGTGAAGCTGATATCGCTGAGTACCTGACGCTCGGTGCCGGGGTAGGTGAAGCTGAGGTTGCGCACCTCCAGACGACCCTCGACTCGCTGCTTCTCGACAGTACCGCTGTCAACCTCAGGCTGTTCGTCCAACTGCTCGAAGATGCTCTCGGCGCCCGCCAGGCCCTTCTGGATGGTCGAGCTGACCTCGGAAAGCTGGCGGATTGGTTTGGGCAGCAGGCCAGCCGCAGTGATGTAGGCAACCAAGTCCCCGGCAGAAGCTTCGCCACGAAGGAACAACACCAGGAACATCAACACGGCCATGGCGCTATAGATCACCAACTGCAACAGCGGTGTATACAGGGCACCAGTCTTGGTCATGCGCAGCTGTTTGTCGGTGTTACTCTGGCTGGCCTTGTTGAAACGGCCTTCCTCATAGCGTTCGCCACCGAAGCTGCGCACCACCCGGTAACCCTGGATGGTCTCGGAAGCGACATGGGTCACGTCGCCCATGGCCACCTGGATCTTCTTGCTCTGCTTGCGGAATTTCTTGCTGGCCGTACTGACCATCACGGCGATGACAGGCAGGATGGCAAGCATGACCAAGGTGAGCTGCCAGTTCATCCACAGCAGGTAAAGGAACAGGAACACCACTGTCAGGCCTTCGCGGATCACGACCTTGATCGCGTCGGTCGCCGCGCCGGTGACCATCGTCACGTTGAAGGTGATACGCGAGATCAGGTGACCGGAGTTGTGGTTGTCGAAATAGCGGTTGGGCAACACCAGCAGCTTGTTGAACAACTCGACACGCAGGTCGTGCACCAGACAGAGCGATACCTTGGCCAGGAAGTAGTTGCCCAGGAACGAGCCCAGGCCCTGCCAGGCAGCGATCAGGATGATCAGCAGCGGCACCGCCTGCAGCAGTTGCAGGTCGCGAAGATAGGGCACGTCGGGGAACAGCACGGCCTCCGGGTTGCTCAGGCCGTCGACGAAGTACTTGAGGATCCCGGCCAGCATGGGCTGGGTGGAGGCGAATATCACGAAACCGACGATACTCAGCAGGAAGATGCCGATATAGGGTTTCACATAGCTCAACAGCCGGAAGTAGATCTTCAGGCTGGAGGAGTTTTCCGCAGGGCGCGGTGTTTCGGCCATCGTCAAGCTCGCTGTACAGGTTGAACCGGCGATTTTACCACAGGCTTGTCACCGGGCCGCGCCCCGGGCAGCAACATCGCCAACCCCACCGGCAACCAACTGATGAACCATTCAGCGCGCGGCGTGCCCGTCAGGCTCGCGGCGTCGAACTGCATCGCCAGGGTGGAGAACACCCAGAGGCTCAACAGCAGCTTGCCGAAGGGCGTCGAGCGCGCGCGGACAATCTCGCCAAGGGTGAACAGCCATACCGCGACCCACAGCAGCATGCCCGGCAAGCCCAGTTCGACGGCAACGTGAGTGAACATGTTGTGGGTGTGGTCAAACTGTAGCCCAGCAGCCTCGACCCGGTAGAAGGCTCCCAGACCAAGCCCGGTCCAGGGATGCTCGGCGATCATTTGCAGGGAGACCTGGAATATCTCCGGGCGGTAGGACGAGCCGCGCTGCATGATTAGGAGGTCATAGGCCATGGAAATTCCAGCCCCCCCCGCGACCAGCACGACCATGGCAAGGGCGCCGCTGTAGCGACTACGGAACCAGAGCGGCGCAAACAGGACGGTAAGCGCCACGGACATGAGCGCACCACGGCTTTGAGTGAACGCGACAAACGCCCCCAGGCATGCCAGTGCCGCCAACCACCCCAATTGCAGCCCCCGACTCCGAGGGCAGTCGTACGACAACCAGATGATCGCCGCGCCGATGACATAGGCACCGAGAATCGGGTGCGAGATCTCCCCGATACCTTCAAGCCGGGCCTGCAACGGATAGCCAATCACACTGTAGAAGCGGATGATCGAAACCAGTGCCGCGACGGCCAGCAGCATCCCGCCAACCCGCAAAAGCATGCGGCAACGCGCCTCGCCTAGCTGCGCCAGCAACGGGAACGCCATCAGAAACACCAGGATGTACAACAGCCGTTTGACTTCGCGTGAGCCTTCCTCGGTGGAGGACCAGGCCAGCGTCGCGGCACTCCAGGCCAGCAACAAGGCGACACTGGCCCATAAGGCACGCTGCCGGCGCCACGCATCGACGAAAACATGCCGGGCCGGCCAAGCCAACAATAAGGTCGGCAACCACAGGAACAACACCAGCCCCTGCTGGTACAGCTTGTTGCTCGGCGCCAGCGCAATCGCCGCCAGAAACCAGGCAAACCCCAACCCCAACCAGGCTTGCACCCAGCGCTTTTCGTAAAACATCAGTCTCCCCCCGATGATTCGAACTCACACCCGCATGGTGCTTCCGGGTAATTTTCGGCATTATTGCCGGTCATTTTGCTTGCCCAGAAGACAAGGCCACCTCAATGCAATGCTCCCGGCTAACCCAGGTCGACTTCGATCAGCTGACACAAGGCGCCAAGATTCTTGAAGCAGACAGCCATGGCGCCAAAGTCTACCTGCTCGGCGATGGAAACATCCTCAAGGTTTTTCGTCGCAAGCGCCTGATTTCATCCGCATTGCTGCGGCCGTATTCGCAACGCTTCATCGACAACGCCCTGCACCTTGCGCAACTGGGCTTTCCAACCCTGGAGGTGATCAGCCATCACAAGCTGGCGCTGCCAGGCCGCACGGCCGTGCTCTACCGCCCGCTCCCGGGGCGCACCCTGCTACAGCTGTCGCGCGAGGGCAATTTCGACTGGGAGCAGCACTTGCCACGGCTGGTGGAGCTGGTTCGCCGGATGCACCGCTCAGGCATCTACTTCCGCTCGCTGCACCTGGGCAATGTGGTGGAAACCCCCGAAGGGGTACTGGGGTTGATCGATGTCGCCGACATGCGCTTCCTGCGCGCCCCGCTTTCGTTGCGGATGGTAAGGCGTAACGTTCGCCACATGGTGCGTTACATCGAGCGTGAAGGGCTCGGCAACCAGTTCCCTCTGGAAGCGTTCGAGGCGGCACTCTCGCAACGCTGAGCCTCAGCGCTTCAGCAGGCCAGCCGCTCCCTCCTTGAAAGCCTCCCATCGCTCTTGCGGTGCCATGGCCCGCCACTGCTCGCGGGCCTGGGCAGCAGCATCACGCCGGCCACATTGGCCGATCGCATCGACCCAGGCAGCCAGATCACCAACGGGCAGGTAGCAGCCCGCCTCGCCCAACTGCTCGCGAAACACCGGCAAATCGCTGCAGAGTACTGGTACACCTGACAGCACAGCCTCCTGCACCACCAAACCAAGCCCTTCCGAGCGAGAAGGCACCAACAACCAGTCGAATGCCGGGTACAGCCGGATCAGGTCATCACGATGCCCACCGAAGTGCACGCAACCCTCGACGCCAAGGGCCTTGACCTGCTCCTCCAGCCGAGCGCGTAGCGGACCGTCGCCAAGAATGGCCAGACGCAAATCGGGTTGACGCTCCTGCACCTGGGCGAATGCCTCGATCAGCATTTCGAAGCCCTTGCCCTCGACCAGCCGCCCCACAGCGCCCAGCAAAGGCCCTTGCACCGGAAGCGCCAGCGCCTGGCGGGCCGCTTCCCGCCCCAGCAACTGCTGGGTGAATACCTGAGGGTCCAGGGCCATGCGCAAGGTGCCCACCGGGCAACCAAGCCCCTGCTCAAGCGAACGCGCCAACGTCGCGGAGACGGCGGCGACACTCAGTTGCTCGGGTGGCAGGCTGCGAAACAGCCTGACATCGCGTGTGCTCAGACGCGTCCTGCCGTGGAACAGGACGGTGACCCGCACATCTGCCATTTGCCGGACGAGTGGCAGGAACAGCCGGGCCACGCCCAACCCATCCAACACCAGCAGGTCCACCGAGGCCTCGACCAGTGCCTTGCGAAGGCGCCAACGAAGCCACGGCATCGCCAGCACATAAGGCATTCGCCCCTTGAGCAAACGCTGCGGCAAATGCCAACTGCGCACCTGCCCGAAACTGCTGCACAGACCGTCACCGAGCAACAACCAGTTGCAAACCCGCGCGTCCGACTGCGCATGAACCAGAAGATCCCGATGGACCTTGTGTATGGACATGTAGGGCGAGCCGCCCGACCACATCACATTGACGATATTCAACGGCATTGCGCCCCTTCCAGGAGTCCATGGGCATCGTATGAGCCGTATCAATGGGCCAGGAAACCGATCCCCAGCCCAACCACCAGCCCGAGCAACGACGATAGCGCAAACTTCACCCGATCCCGTTGCCGACGGCGGACCTTGCGTTGAACCTCTTCCGGCACGGTCACGTGCATGCCGAAGCCAGTATGCAGCACCGCGTCACCCTCAAGGGTCACGGCCGTCAGGTTCAACTCGGCATAACGACGCGACAGCGCCTTCTCACCAGAATAGGCCGCGTATGGCGCACAGCTTTGATAATCGCTCAAGCGCCGCAGCCCCGGGTTGAGCGAGAAGGCCTGCCACTCGGCTTTCTCCGAAATCAGCGGGTAGCAGGGCACGCCAGCGATCACTTGGCGATCACCCAGATGGATGTACGGACTGTGGATGGCCAGGTCGTGGGCGTGACTGCGCAGCCACACCTGAAGCAGGTGCGGGCTGACTTCAAGTATTGCGCGGGAATCCTCGACGAACCCCGGGCGATAGAAGCGCCAGTCATCCTCGCAATGGAAGATGTACGGTGTCCGCACACGGCTATAGGCCAGGTCGATCGACGCCAGTTGGCCCAGCTTGGGGCGGTTCACGAACACCGTGCAATGCGCTTTCCAGTGTTCCGGCACCGCGTCATGCACCGCATCGTTGCCCGAGTCTTCGGTGATGAAGACCTCGCGGACCGTCGCGGTGTTGTACCGGTCAAAGCTTTCCAGGGTTTCCTTAAGCAGGTCGAAACGCCCGCAACTCGTCACCACCAGGGTGACATCACTTACATCGGAAAAACGCACGGGGTTCCCTCCGCCTCGCGGCAGGTACACTACATGCCCATCATCGATGGGCGAATCAAAAATTCAGATTCCGAGCTGCAGGCGCAGACGCTGCCATGGGGTCAGCGGTGGATGGGGCCGCAGCGCGGGGCTCATGTGTTCGACAATGCTACGGCCGACCTGGGCAAAACTGAAGCGAGAAGTTGCAAGTTCGCGGCCATTGACGGCAATACGCGCCGCCAGGTCCGGATCATCGCGCAGGCGGCGCAATTTGGCCTGCAGTACCGGGATGCTGTCGTAGAGCACGACGTTGTGCATGTCTTGCAGCCCCAAGGCGCGGTTTTCCTGCTCACCCTGGTCGTAGGCCAGCAGCACGCAACCACAGGCCATTGCCTCGAAGTTCTTGATCATGTACTCGCCCATGCCGACATCGGCGCTTACAAAAAAGCGGATACGGTTGAGCGTGTTGCAGTAATCCTCGCCCGACTTGGTCCGGGTGACCACCAGGTTCTCCACCCGCCCCAGTTCGTCCAGCAACGCCTTGCGACCGCTGTAGGCGACACTGTTGGTGCTACCCACGAACGCCAGCTCAATGTCGCGCTCGCGGCCCTGGTCGGTGAGCAATTGCTCGTCATAGCCCTTGGGCACGAACACCGCGTCGAAACCTTCCTGGCGCAGGCGCTCGCTGACCATGTAGCCGGAACTGATGACCCGCGCCCACGGCAGCTTGCGGTAGTGCGCGCTGAACTTGCCGGTGTACTTGCAGGGGATGTAGTTCTGGTAGGCGTCGTGCTCGAGGATCACCAGGTTGGGGACGCTGCGGATGAACGCCACCTGACGGATTTCCTGCTTGAAACGCAGGAAGAACACGATGCGGTCGTAACGCGTGACATCCACCTCGCGCTTGAAATAACGGCGCAGGTTGCGCTGGTCCTCGCTGGACAGCCAGCGCAGGTCGCAGTCGCAGTTGGCCGCGACACCGTCGTACAGGCGGTCGAGAATCGCCCGCTGTTCCTTCTGCACCAGAAATAGGACTTTCATTGCTTTCCTTGGGCGCTCACAGGTCGCGACGCCAGAACAGTTCATGTCGGCGCACCGCCTTGCGGAAGAACTCGTTCTCCCCATACGGCGATGGGCGGCGCCCTGCCAGCCAGCGTTGCAATGCTCGGCGCAGGCGACGCTTGAAAGGGGGCGCGGGTTGCAGGTCGTGCATCATGCCCAGGGCCATGGCCTTGTCGCGCTGGGTGTCGATGTCCAGCACCAGGCTGCAGGGTGCCCAGGCTTCAACGGCTTCCAGTTGCGGCGGCAAGGCCACGCCATCACCGCTGTCGCCCATTGGCCAGCGGTCGTTGTCATGCAGGTGGTTGGCGTAGCACAGCAAGGTTTCAGGCTGCCACGCCAGACCTTGCAGCGCTTCGAGCACGGCGGCCTGGGCACAGATGTGATCCGGATGCGGATCCAGCACCGGATGCGGCATCACCAGCACCTGGGGCCGGGCCATCTCGAGCAGGGCACGCAGGTCGGCCAGCAGGTTGTACCAGGTCGGCACGCCGTCGGCATCGGCCGGCAGCGGGAAAGGATTGAAACGGCGGAAGACGCGAGTGTCGGCAAGGTCCGCTTCACGCGAGCCCATCGGTTGGTCCGGCGCGGCCTGCATGGCCGGCAATTGCAGGCAGAAGTAGCCCAACTGCACGCAGCGCGACTCCGGCACACCGGCCCAGCGTGGTACGGCGATGCTGTCCCAGGCACGCAAGCGACCCTTCAGCCTGGCTGCCTCGGCCTTGGCCAGGCCCATGGCCTGGTAGTGTTCGGCTTCGATCTCACCGGCGGTCAGGGTGACCACCCAGGTCTCATCGGCCTGGCTGTAAAGGCCATAGGCCGCCAGCTCGGCGTCGTCGGCATGGGGAGCGATGACCATCACCCGGCGTTTGCGCAGTTCGACCGCTGGGGTTATCCACAGGCGCGGCGCGCCCTGCAATCGGCAATGCCGACCACGCAGGCGCAACGTACCGGCCATAAGCGGTTCGGCCAACCCCGTCAGGTTGAGGAAGCGCGCCCCTTTGACGCCACGCTCGAACGTTTGCACGTCGCTGGCGGCCCCCGCCAGCAGCTCGACGCGAGGGTCGAGGAAGCGTCCGAGCCAACTGCTGCGGACACCGACTTCAAGGATCAGTGTCTCGTCACCCTGCAGCACAACATCGGTTTGCAGCAGATCGCCCTGCAGGCTTGCTGCGACTTCGCGAGTGTCCTCAGCAAAACGGTAGGCGTAGTCTTCGCCCGGCGAGTAGAACAGGTGATCGGCGAACCACGCTTCGTGCACTGCCCACAACAGCGGCAGCAGCAACAGCGGCAACCACCACGCAACGAACACACCCAGGGCGACCAGCATCAGCAGGCCCGCCAGCAACCCCAGGCGCTTGTTACGCCGGTGGCGCTTGAGCAACTGCTGCTTGCGGCTCACGACTGGAATACCGGCACGGGGTTGCACCAACGGTCCTTGTATTCGCGGTCGGCACGACCGAACGAGAATCGCAGTGCCTTGCCGCAAGCGTTGGCATCCTCCCAGGCGGCCTGGGTGTTGAGGAAGCTCAGCACGCTGCCCGGGCTGAAGGCCTTGGTCTCTGGGTCGACACCGCCATTGACATACTCCACGCTGATCCACTCGGGCGCCTCGACCCGGTATACCAGCTGGATGGCGATGGCCGCCCCGTCGAGGAACAACACCGAGCCGATCAACAGCTCGCGCAGGCGCTCGACCACCTCTGCCATACGTGCCGCGCCAGTGGCCGGAAAACCCCAGCGACGCTGGAACAGGTCGCAGTACATGGTAGCGATTTCGCTGGCAGTGAACTCACTGATCGGGCGCACCTGGCCGCCCGCCTCTTCCAGCAGGCGCAGCTCGCGTCGCTGGTTGTAGCGAAACTTCTTTGAAAGGTCTTCGTGCGCACGGGCCA includes the following:
- the msbA gene encoding lipid A export permease/ATP-binding protein MsbA, giving the protein MAETPRPAENSSSLKIYFRLLSYVKPYIGIFLLSIVGFVIFASTQPMLAGILKYFVDGLSNPEAVLFPDVPYLRDLQLLQAVPLLIILIAAWQGLGSFLGNYFLAKVSLCLVHDLRVELFNKLLVLPNRYFDNHNSGHLISRITFNVTMVTGAATDAIKVVIREGLTVVFLFLYLLWMNWQLTLVMLAILPVIAVMVSTASKKFRKQSKKIQVAMGDVTHVASETIQGYRVVRSFGGERYEEGRFNKASQSNTDKQLRMTKTGALYTPLLQLVIYSAMAVLMFLVLFLRGEASAGDLVAYITAAGLLPKPIRQLSEVSSTIQKGLAGAESIFEQLDEQPEVDSGTVEKQRVEGRLEVRNLSFTYPGTERQVLSDISFTAEPGQMVALVGRSGSGKSTLAALIPRFYHHSEGQILLDGVEIEQYRLRNLRQHVSQVTQHVTLFNDTVANNIAYGDLAGAPREDIEAAAADAYAKEFVDQLPKGFDTEVGENGVLLSGGQRQRLAIARALLKNAPLLILDEATSALDTESERHIQAALDHVMQGRTTLVIAHRLSTIEKADMILVMDQGRLVERGTHSELLAANGYYARLHAMGLDAPENADIT
- a CDS encoding toluene tolerance protein; this translates as MQCSRLTQVDFDQLTQGAKILEADSHGAKVYLLGDGNILKVFRRKRLISSALLRPYSQRFIDNALHLAQLGFPTLEVISHHKLALPGRTAVLYRPLPGRTLLQLSREGNFDWEQHLPRLVELVRRMHRSGIYFRSLHLGNVVETPEGVLGLIDVADMRFLRAPLSLRMVRRNVRHMVRYIEREGLGNQFPLEAFEAALSQR
- a CDS encoding glycosyltransferase, giving the protein MNIVNVMWSGGSPYMSIHKVHRDLLVHAQSDARVCNWLLLGDGLCSSFGQVRSWHLPQRLLKGRMPYVLAMPWLRWRLRKALVEASVDLLVLDGLGVARLFLPLVRQMADVRVTVLFHGRTRLSTRDVRLFRSLPPEQLSVAAVSATLARSLEQGLGCPVGTLRMALDPQVFTQQLLGREAARQALALPVQGPLLGAVGRLVEGKGFEMLIEAFAQVQERQPDLRLAILGDGPLRARLEEQVKALGVEGCVHFGGHRDDLIRLYPAFDWLLVPSRSEGLGLVVQEAVLSGVPVLCSDLPVFREQLGEAGCYLPVGDLAAWVDAIGQCGRRDAAAQAREQWRAMAPQERWEAFKEGAAGLLKR
- a CDS encoding glycosyltransferase family 2 protein translates to MRFSDVSDVTLVVTSCGRFDLLKETLESFDRYNTATVREVFITEDSGNDAVHDAVPEHWKAHCTVFVNRPKLGQLASIDLAYSRVRTPYIFHCEDDWRFYRPGFVEDSRAILEVSPHLLQVWLRSHAHDLAIHSPYIHLGDRQVIAGVPCYPLISEKAEWQAFSLNPGLRRLSDYQSCAPYAAYSGEKALSRRYAELNLTAVTLEGDAVLHTGFGMHVTVPEEVQRKVRRRQRDRVKFALSSLLGLVVGLGIGFLAH
- a CDS encoding glycosyltransferase gives rise to the protein MKVLFLVQKEQRAILDRLYDGVAANCDCDLRWLSSEDQRNLRRYFKREVDVTRYDRIVFFLRFKQEIRQVAFIRSVPNLVILEHDAYQNYIPCKYTGKFSAHYRKLPWARVISSGYMVSERLRQEGFDAVFVPKGYDEQLLTDQGRERDIELAFVGSTNSVAYSGRKALLDELGRVENLVVTRTKSGEDYCNTLNRIRFFVSADVGMGEYMIKNFEAMACGCVLLAYDQGEQENRALGLQDMHNVVLYDSIPVLQAKLRRLRDDPDLAARIAVNGRELATSRFSFAQVGRSIVEHMSPALRPHPPLTPWQRLRLQLGI
- a CDS encoding PIG-L deacetylase family protein, with the protein product MSRKQQLLKRHRRNKRLGLLAGLLMLVALGVFVAWWLPLLLLPLLWAVHEAWFADHLFYSPGEDYAYRFAEDTREVAASLQGDLLQTDVVLQGDETLILEVGVRSSWLGRFLDPRVELLAGAASDVQTFERGVKGARFLNLTGLAEPLMAGTLRLRGRHCRLQGAPRLWITPAVELRKRRVMVIAPHADDAELAAYGLYSQADETWVVTLTAGEIEAEHYQAMGLAKAEAARLKGRLRAWDSIAVPRWAGVPESRCVQLGYFCLQLPAMQAAPDQPMGSREADLADTRVFRRFNPFPLPADADGVPTWYNLLADLRALLEMARPQVLVMPHPVLDPHPDHICAQAAVLEALQGLAWQPETLLCYANHLHDNDRWPMGDSGDGVALPPQLEAVEAWAPCSLVLDIDTQRDKAMALGMMHDLQPAPPFKRRLRRALQRWLAGRRPSPYGENEFFRKAVRRHELFWRRDL
- a CDS encoding antimicrobial resistance protein Mig-14 is translated as MLKHIQAWRERGWQVIDAATYNDAWQRFGGSVATHPRVIEQLADLAQIPVRYLGWVQGGQLKAALPAWGRHLALSKDVLKRHGKKGLFDLGNAEIILPAATDAAAPLRHAGRYLSELNQGRFSGLKAQPEQLAMARAHEDLSKKFRYNQRRELRLLEEAGGQVRPISEFTASEIATMYCDLFQRRWGFPATGAARMAEVVERLRELLIGSVLFLDGAAIAIQLVYRVEAPEWISVEYVNGGVDPETKAFSPGSVLSFLNTQAAWEDANACGKALRFSFGRADREYKDRWCNPVPVFQS